A portion of the Hoplias malabaricus isolate fHopMal1 chromosome 1, fHopMal1.hap1, whole genome shotgun sequence genome contains these proteins:
- the cbln2b gene encoding cerebellin-2b: MVGMMVLLPALLALVRLCAGQNDTEPVVLEGKCLVVCDSSPSGDGGVSSSLGISVRSGSARVAFSAVRGTNHEPSDMSNTSMTIYFDQVLVNIGNHFDLKASVFTAPRRGIYSFSFHVVKVYNRQTIQVNLMQNEYPVISAFAGDQDVTREAASNGVLLMVERDDRVYLKLERGNLMGGWKYSTFSGFLVFPL, from the exons atggTGGGGATGATGGTGCTGCTGCCCGCGCTGCTCGCGCTCGTGCGGCTCTGCGCGGGGCAGAACGACACGGAGCCCGTCGTGCTCGAGGGCAAGTGTCTCGTGGTGTGCGACTCGAGCCCCTCGGGGGACGGCGGGGTCTCGTCCTCGCTCGGGATCTCCGTGCGCTCCGGGAGCGCGCGCGTCGCCTTCTCCGCCGTGCGCGGCACCAACCACGAGCCCTCGGACATGAGCAACACCTCCATGACCATCTACTTcgaccag GTGCTGGTGAACATCGGCAACCATTTCGACCTGAAGGCGAGCGTGTTCACAGCACCACGGAGAGGCATCTACAGCTTCAGCTTCCACGTGGTGAAGGTGTACAACAGACAGACCATTCAG GTGAACCTGATGCAGAACGAGTACCCGGTCATATCTGCGTTCGCCGGAGACCAGGACGTGACGCGAGAGGCCGCGAGCAACGGGGTCCTGCTGATGGTGGAGCGCGACGACCGAGTGTATTTGAAACTGGAGCGAGGGAACCTCATGGGCGGATGGAAATACTCCACGTTCTCTGGATTTCTAGTGTTCCCTCTTTAA